Part of the Novosphingobium sp. ZN18A2 genome, CCCGGCACGATGAGCCCGTACCAGCACGGCGAAGTCTATGTGACCGACGATGGGGCGGAGACCGACCTCGACCTTGGGCACTATGAACGCTTCACCGGCGTTTCGGCGCGGCAGGCGGACAACATCACGTCGGGCCGCATCTATCGCGATATCATCGCCAAGGAACGCCGCGGCGATTATCTGGGCGCGACCGTGCAGGTAATCCCGCATGTGACAGACGCGATCAAAACGTTTGCGCAGGACGAGACGGACGATCTGGACTTCGTGTTGTGCGAGATCGGCGGCACGGTGGGCGATATCGAAGGCCTGCCGTTCATCGAGGCGCTGCGCCAGATGCGCAACGAGTTGCCGCGCGAACAGACCTGCTTCGTCCATGTGACGCTGGTGCCCTATATTGCGGCGGCGGGCGAGTTGAAGACCAAACCCACGCAGCACTCCGTGCGCGAACTGACCGGGCTTGGCATCCAGCCCGACATCCTGCTGTGCCGGTGCGAACATCCCTTGCCCGACAGCGAACGCGCTAAGATCGCGCTGTTCTGCAACGTGCGCAAGGAAGCAGTGATCCCCGCGCTCGACGCATCCAGCATTTACGCGGTTCCCCGGCAATATCACGACGAGGGCCTCGACGCCGAAGTGCTGCGCCACTTCGGCATGACCGGCCCCGCGCCGGACATGACACGGTGGGCCGATGTGGTCGACCGTTACCAGAATCCCGAAGGCGAAGTGACGATCGGCGTCGTCGGCAAGTATGTGGGACTGCCCGATGCCTACAAGTCCCTGAACGAGGCGCTGGCCCACGGCGGCATGGCAAACCGCGTGAAGGTCAACGTCCGGTGGATTGACGCCGAACTGTTCGAACGCGACGATTCCGAAATCGCCGGCCTGCTTGAACCGATGCACGGCATCCTGGTGCCGGGCGGGTTTGGTGTGCGCGGCGCCGAAGGCAAGATCGCCAGCGTGCGATTCGCGCGCGAACGCAAGGTGCCGTTCTTCGGGATCTGCCTGGGCATGCAGATGGCCTGCATCGAAGGCGCGCGCAACACGGCGGGCATTGCCGATGCAAGCTCCACCGAATTCGGCGAGACGAGCGAGCCGGTGGTCGGCATCATCACCGAATGGATGAGCCCGGAAGGCTTGCAGCAGCGCGGCGCGGATACCGATCTTGGCGGCACCATGCGTCTTGGTGCCTATGAAGCGAAGCTGGGCGCCAACAGCCACGTTTCCACGATCTATGGCGGCGCGACGTCGATCTCCGAACGTCACCGCCACCGCTACGAAGTGAACGGCGCCTATCGCGAGGCGCTGGAAGGCGGCGGGCTGGTGTTTTCGGGTATGTCGCCCGATGGCCTGCTGCCCGAAATCGTGGAGCGGCCGGACCATCCGTGGTTCATCGGCGTGCAATACCATCCCGAGTTGAAAAGCCGCCCGTTCGAACCGCATCCGCTGTTCTCCGGCTTCATCGCGGCAGCGGTAAAACAGGCGCGCCTCGTCTGAACCGCGCGTAGTCGGCACCCGGTGTGCAAAAGGCCCGGCGCGCACGACGGAAGTTTTTGTTCAGCCTTGGCGGAAACTTGTGCGAAGATGCGCATTGTCAGGCAGGCGCGCAGTCTGGCTATGCAGGGGTAGTCGATAAACGGCGCGACCAACAGGGAGCCGATGAACCGGAATGCTGGCCGCGCAACTTTCAGAATCACTCGCCGCACAAAGCCTGTTCGCCGATTGCGAAACGGACGAATTGTCCGACATCATCGCCCGCGCGCAGCATCGCAGTTACAAGCCCGATCAGGAATTAATGGCCCAGGGCGACGAGGGCGACAGCCTGTTCATCATTCTTGCGGGCCTTGCGCGGGTCAGCATGGTTGCCGCGAACGGGCGAGAAATCGTGCTCGACTATGCCGAAAGCGGGGCGGTGCTGGGGGAAATCGCGATGCTGGATCGCGGCGAACGCACCGCCAGCGTCCACGCGATCAAGCCGGTGGAGGCATTGGTGCTTTCGCGCGCGGCTTTTGAAGATGTCGTCGCGCGTCACAAGGGGCTGGCGATGCGGCTTCTGCGCGCCATGGCGCGGCGGTTGCGGCAGAACAACGCGGTGATCGAAGCGGACCGCGCCTATACGTCCGGCCCACGGCTTGCACGGTTCCTGCTGCGCCTGATGCTGGCAGGCGAAGGCGCCGAAGACGGAAAATCCAACGGCGAAGCTCGCCTGAAGATCGCGCTGAGCCAGGGCGAACTTGGCAACTTTGCGGGAATGTCGCGCGAACAGATCAATCGCCAGCTTTCCGGCTGGGCGGAAACCGGCCTCGTTACGCTGAAGGGCGGACGGATCACCATTCTCGATCGCGAAGCGCTGATCGATATTGCGGAGGCGTGGTAAGTATCGCGCCGGGGCTTGTTCCAGTGCGTGCTGGTTGTCCTACTGCGACCCGGACGGCAGCAACCTGGGGCGGGGCGCCGAAAGGCGCGGGGGCGGCCCCGAAAGGAACCGCCCCCGAACTGATTTACGGTCAAACGGGCCGCGCGTTACGCGGCTTCGCTGTCCTTCTTTTCACTGTCGATCACCGATAGCGGCTTCTGCTCGCCGATCATGACCTTCTTGGGCTTCATCGCCTCGGGCACTTCGCGCACCAGGTCGATGATCAGCAGACCGTCTTCCATGTCCGCGTTCGCGACACGGACGAAATCGGCCAGTTCGAAGCGGCGTTCGAAGTTGCGGTTGGCGATGCCCACGTGGAGAAACTGCTTGTCTTCCAGGTCGGCCTTGCTGCCCTTGATCACAAGCAGGTTCTGCTGCGCGGTAATATCGAGGTCTTCCGGCTTGAAACCGGCGACGGCCAGCGTGATGCGATAGGCGTCATCGCCGCGGCGCTCGATATTGAAGGGCGGATAATTGTCACCGGCATTGG contains:
- a CDS encoding CTP synthase; this translates as MARYIFITGGVVSSLGKGLMAASLAALLQARGFKVRIRKFDPYLNVDPGTMSPYQHGEVYVTDDGAETDLDLGHYERFTGVSARQADNITSGRIYRDIIAKERRGDYLGATVQVIPHVTDAIKTFAQDETDDLDFVLCEIGGTVGDIEGLPFIEALRQMRNELPREQTCFVHVTLVPYIAAAGELKTKPTQHSVRELTGLGIQPDILLCRCEHPLPDSERAKIALFCNVRKEAVIPALDASSIYAVPRQYHDEGLDAEVLRHFGMTGPAPDMTRWADVVDRYQNPEGEVTIGVVGKYVGLPDAYKSLNEALAHGGMANRVKVNVRWIDAELFERDDSEIAGLLEPMHGILVPGGFGVRGAEGKIASVRFARERKVPFFGICLGMQMACIEGARNTAGIADASSTEFGETSEPVVGIITEWMSPEGLQQRGADTDLGGTMRLGAYEAKLGANSHVSTIYGGATSISERHRHRYEVNGAYREALEGGGLVFSGMSPDGLLPEIVERPDHPWFIGVQYHPELKSRPFEPHPLFSGFIAAAVKQARLV
- a CDS encoding Crp/Fnr family transcriptional regulator, which codes for MLAAQLSESLAAQSLFADCETDELSDIIARAQHRSYKPDQELMAQGDEGDSLFIILAGLARVSMVAANGREIVLDYAESGAVLGEIAMLDRGERTASVHAIKPVEALVLSRAAFEDVVARHKGLAMRLLRAMARRLRQNNAVIEADRAYTSGPRLARFLLRLMLAGEGAEDGKSNGEARLKIALSQGELGNFAGMSREQINRQLSGWAETGLVTLKGGRITILDREALIDIAEAW
- a CDS encoding Hsp20 family protein, with translation MNRFDFTPYRRTTVGFDRLFDLLERQARANAGDNYPPFNIERRGDDAYRITLAVAGFKPEDLDITAQQNLLVIKGSKADLEDKQFLHVGIANRNFERRFELADFVRVANADMEDGLLIIDLVREVPEAMKPKKVMIGEQKPLSVIDSEKKDSEAA